The following proteins are encoded in a genomic region of Micromonospora olivasterospora:
- a CDS encoding cytochrome P450 family protein, with amino-acid sequence MTEPVVPASEYYTDEFAVDPYPTFAELRENAPVCLVKGPRFDSYLISRFDDAKAALTDPRLSKDLYGPGQHYLRIFGPNSEALNRNMLNSDPPEHSRLRRIVSQAFAPRRIEALRPRVAQIVDELLDKVAPRGEAELMHDFAIPLPMKVISELIGIPKADHDQVLDWTQVIRTSGSSKNPERDRAAVQEAQLRLHHYLADFVQAKRARPADDIVSDLIAACDRQGTLSESELVTTTFLLLFAGHQTTADFLGNATVALLTNPEQLALLRADPELLPAAIEELLRFDGPLPVASPRIAAEDVEYQGVRIPRGSVVGVVINAANHDPAHFADPDRLDLTRERGPHIGFGHGVHYCLGVSLARMEAQIAISALLHRLPDLRLAVPAEELRRLPAASPFRGLLELPVRFTA; translated from the coding sequence ATGACCGAGCCCGTCGTACCCGCGTCCGAGTACTACACCGACGAGTTCGCAGTCGACCCCTACCCCACCTTCGCCGAGCTGCGGGAGAACGCGCCCGTCTGCCTGGTCAAGGGGCCGCGGTTCGACTCGTACCTGATCAGCAGGTTCGACGACGCGAAGGCCGCGCTGACCGACCCGAGGCTGTCCAAGGACCTGTACGGGCCCGGCCAGCACTACCTGCGGATCTTCGGGCCGAACTCCGAGGCGCTGAACCGGAACATGCTCAACTCGGACCCGCCGGAGCACAGCCGGCTGCGGCGGATCGTGTCGCAGGCGTTCGCCCCGCGCCGCATCGAGGCGCTGCGCCCGCGCGTGGCCCAGATCGTGGACGAGCTGCTCGACAAGGTCGCGCCGCGGGGCGAGGCCGAGCTGATGCACGACTTCGCGATCCCGCTGCCGATGAAGGTGATCTCCGAGCTGATCGGGATCCCGAAGGCCGACCACGACCAGGTCCTCGACTGGACGCAGGTGATCCGCACGTCCGGGTCGTCGAAGAACCCCGAGCGGGACCGGGCGGCCGTGCAGGAGGCACAGCTGCGGCTGCACCACTACCTCGCAGACTTCGTACAGGCCAAGCGCGCGCGGCCCGCCGACGACATCGTCAGCGACCTGATCGCCGCCTGCGACCGGCAGGGGACGCTGTCGGAGTCCGAACTGGTCACCACCACGTTCCTGCTGCTGTTCGCCGGGCACCAGACCACCGCGGACTTCCTCGGCAACGCGACCGTGGCCCTGCTGACCAACCCCGAGCAGCTCGCCCTGCTGCGCGCCGACCCGGAGCTGCTGCCCGCCGCGATCGAGGAGCTGCTCCGGTTCGACGGCCCGCTGCCGGTGGCCAGCCCCCGGATCGCCGCCGAGGACGTCGAGTACCAGGGCGTACGCATCCCGCGCGGCTCGGTCGTCGGCGTGGTGATCAACGCGGCGAACCACGACCCCGCGCACTTCGCCGACCCGGACCGGCTTGACCTCACCCGCGAGCGCGGCCCGCACATCGGCTTCGGCCACGGCGTCCACTACTGCCTCGGGGTCTCCCTGGCCCGGATGGAGGCGCAGATCGCCATCTCGGCGCTGCTGCACCGGCTGCCCGACCTGCGGCTGGCGGTGCCGGCCGAGGAGCTGCGCCGGCTGCCGGCGGCGTCGCCGTTCCGCGGCCTGCTGGAGCTTCCCGTCCGGTTCACCGCCTGA
- a CDS encoding putative quinol monooxygenase — MTTVRTVLAMRAREGCEQQFEAEWLSAAEKIRDLDGCLRQDLVRDAEDPRSYLIISDWADRERLDAFGRSEHRDHLLRVIRDLRESAQRNTYQVLHSVRSEESS; from the coding sequence GTGACCACCGTGCGCACCGTGCTCGCGATGCGCGCCCGGGAGGGCTGCGAGCAGCAGTTCGAGGCGGAGTGGCTGTCGGCGGCGGAGAAGATCCGCGACCTGGACGGCTGCCTGCGCCAGGACCTGGTTCGCGACGCCGAGGACCCGCGCAGCTACCTGATCATCAGCGACTGGGCCGACCGCGAACGGCTCGACGCCTTCGGCCGCAGCGAGCACCGCGACCACCTGCTGCGGGTGATCCGCGACCTGCGCGAGTCCGCCCAGCGCAACACCTACCAGGTCCTGCACAGCGTACGCAGCGAGGAGTCGTCATGA